The Rhododendron vialii isolate Sample 1 chromosome 5a, ASM3025357v1 genome contains a region encoding:
- the LOC131325634 gene encoding dihydrolipoyl dehydrogenase 1, chloroplastic-like, producing MQSSISLSLSSASPTARSHPRSFVASNGSLVPRSLRFCGLRREVYNLQSSNSSRLAAAWPSNRVTASLSSNGAPSTEFDYDLVIIGAGVGGHGAALHAVEKGLKTAIIEGDVIGGTCVNRGCVPSKALLAVSGRMRELQNEHHMKAFGLQVAAAGYDRQAVADHASNLALKIRSNLTNSLKALGVDILTGVGTILGPQKVKYGTDNVITAKDVIIATGSVPFVPKGIEVDGKTVITSDHALKLEFVPDWIAIVGSGYIGLEFSDVYTALGSEVTFVEALDQLMPGFDPEIGKLAQRVLINPRKIDYHTGVFASKITPAKDGKPVTIELIDAKTKELKDTLEVDAALIATGRAPHTKGLGLENINVETQRGFVPVDDRMRVIDATGKLVPHLYCIGDANGKMMLAHAASAQGISVVEQVSGKDHVLNHLSIPAACFTHPEISFVGLTEPQAKEKAEKEGFEISVAKTSFKANTKALAENEGEGLAKLIYRPDTGEILGVHIFGLHAADLIHEASNAIAMGSRIQDIKYAVHAHPTLSEVLDELFKSAKVKPNISSPVGEAVAV from the exons ATGCAATCCtcaatctctctttctctctcctcggcTTCCCCCACCGCCAGATCCCACCCCCGTTCCTTCGTCGCCAGCAACGGCTCGCTCGTACCTCGGTCTCTCCGCTTCTGCGGCCTCAGACGGGAAGTTTATAATCTCCAGTCTTCCAATTCATCTCGGCTTGCTGCGGCATGGCCGTCGAACAGGGTGACGGCCTCATTGTCGAGCAATGGCGCTCCGTCGACGGAATTCGACTACGATTTGGTAATTATCGGGGCCGGCGTCGGCGGCCACGGCGCTGCACTGCACGCGGTTGAGAAG GGCCTAAAAACTGCCATCATTGAGGGGGATGTGATTGGAGGAACATGTGTAAATCGTGGTTGTGTTCCTTCCAAGGCCCTCCTTGCTGTAAGTGGCCGCATGCGGGAGCTTCAGAATGAACACCACATGAAGGCGTTTGGTTTACAG GTTGCAGCTGCTGGCTATGACAGACAGGCAGTTGCTGATCATGCTAGTAATCTTGCCTTGAAGATCCGAAGTAACTTGACCAATTCTCTAAAAGCTCTTGGTGTTGACATATTGACTGGTGTTGGTACAATTTTG GGTCCACAAAAAGTGAAATATGGGACGGACAATGTTATAACAGCAAAAGACGTGATCATTGCTACTGGTTCTGTACCCTTCGTCCCTAAGGGAATTGAAGTTGATG GTAAGACTGTAATAACTAGTGATCATGCACTCAAACTGGAATTTGTTCCTGACTGGATAGCCATAGTAGGAAGTGGTTATATTGGTCTTGAATTCAGCGATGTGTATACAGCACTTGGAAGCGAG GTCACCTTTGTTGAAGCTCTAGATCAGCTTATGCCCGGCTTTGATCCTGAGATAGGGAAATTGGCTCAGCGGGTTCTCATAAATCCTCGAAAAATTGATTATCACACTGGTGTATTTGCAAGCAAG ATTACACCAGCAAAAGATGGAAAGCCTGTAACGATTGAGCTTATTGATGCCAAGACAAAGGAACTAAAGGATACTCTGGAG GTAGATGCTGCTCTCATTGCGACTGGAAGGGCTCCGCATACCAAAGGACTTGGTTTAGAAAAT ATTAATGTAGAAACTCAACGCGGATTTGTTCCTGTTGATGATCGCATGCGCGTAATTGATGCAACTGGAAAGCTG GTTCCTCACTTATATTGCATCGGTGATGCTAATGGGAAAATGATGCTTGCTCATGCTGCAAGTGCACAAGGGATCTCTG TTGTTGAACAAGTTTCTGGAAAGGATCATGTGCTGAATCATCTTAGCATCCCAGCAGCTTGCTTCACTCATCCTGAAATTAGTTTTGTTGGACTAACAGag CCTCAAGCCAAAGAAAAAGCTGAAAAAGAAGGATTCGAAATCAGTGTTGCCAAGACTAGTTTCAAGGCTAACACGAAAGCCCTTGCGGAAAATGAAGGGGAAGGACTTGCTAAG TTGATTTACAGACCTGACACTGGAGAGATTCTTGGAGTTCATATTTTTGGATTGCATGCTGCAGACCTCATACATGAAGCATCCAATGCAATTGCTATGGGAAGCAGGATACAG GACATAAAGTATGCTGTACATGCACACCCGACATTATCTGAAGTTCTTGATGAACTCTTCAAATCAGCCAAG GTTAAACCTAACATTTCTAGTCCAGTTGGTGAAGCAGTTGCAGTCTAA